AGGCGGGCGATATACTCGGATCGGAATGCGAGCGCTTTGCCGCTCTCTGTGCTACGCGGGGTTTCACCACCGGCTGCCAGCGGGTGGCCTGCTCGTCCTCGCCGCGGCGGTCGTTCTGGCGTTGTCTGCCGCCGCGGCGCAGGGGCAGGCTCTCGGCCAGTTGTACATCGAGGCCCTGGACGACGAGGGGCAGGTGGTCCCCGACCTGACGGCGCGGGACTTCATCGTGCTGGAGGACGACACGCGGGTCAACATCGTCTCGGCCGAGCGGGTCGGCCCGATGAAGGTGGCGCTGCTTGTCGACAACGGCGAGCGGATGTCGGAGCTCGCCGCGTACTACCCGGCGCGGGACGCGGTTGGGGCCTTTCTCGACACCCTCGGGCCGGAACACGAGGTTGCCCTGTTCACGATCGCCCGGAGCATTCAGCGCCGGGTCGACTTCACGATGGACCGCGCGGCGTTGCGGCAATCGGTCGAGGACATGGTTCTGGATTCGGGGGGAGGCACGCTCCTGCTCGACGGCATCCGGGAGATCTGGGACAGCTACTACGAGGGTGACGATACGCTGCCGGCAATGGTCGTCATCCTGACCGATGGCCCCGAGGGCAGCAGGAACTACAACGACGCCGAATTCGCGGAACTCGTCGACCGGCTCATCTTCAACGGCATCATGGTTAACGTCGTGCAACTGTCTGGCCTCAGCGGCAGAAGCCGCGGCGGCGAGATCAGCACGATGCCCGAGTACGCCCGCAGCATCGCCGAGAACACGGGCGGCGTCTACGAGACCATCACCACCGCGACCGGTATGCCGGAGTGGATGGAGAGGTATGCGGAACGGCTGAACACCCACTACGCGGGAATGTCGAAGCGCTACCGCCTGCGGTACGAGCCGCCCGATCCGCGCGGCGCGCAGATCTCCGCGGGAGCGCGCCCCGGCGTCAACATCCGCCTTTTTACCGACGTCCGTATGGAGCAGTAGCCCGCGCCAGCCGGCGTGCCTGCGGCCCGCTCCGGGAGATAAGGCGTATACTTCGGACGAGCGACGGCACGCGGCCGGAGCTAGCGCCCTTGCGGGCGCACCAGCGCCAGCGCCTGGCCGGCAGTCGCCCGGGCGGCGTCCGACTTGACGCGCCCGGCCGCCGGGAAAGAGCAAGGAGGAACCAGATGCATCGTTCCGTAACCGGCGGCGGGTTGATCCTGTTCGTGGCCGTCACGCTGGGGCTGTCGGCGCCCGCGACCGCGGAGGCGCAGGACCTCGCACAACTGTTCATCGAGCCGCTGGATGCCAACGGAGAGGTGATTTCCGGCTTGGGGGTCGACGACTTCATCGTGCAGGAGGACGACACGCCGGTCACCATCGTGTCGGCCGACCGGGTCGGTCCGATGAAGATCGCGCTGCTGATCGACAACGGCCAACAGATGTCGGAGATGAACGCGCTCAACTCGTTGCGGGCCGGCATGGACGGGTTCTTCGACACCCTCGGGCCGGAGCACGAGGTGTCCCTCTTTACGATCGGCCGCAACATTCAGCACCGGGTCGACTTCACCACCGACCGCGACGAGCTGAAGGACTCGGCCGGGTCGATCTTCCTGGATCAGGGCGCGGCCTCCATCATGCTCGATGGCATCAGGGAAACCTGGGAGCGCCGCTACGAGGAAACCGATGTGTTTCCGGTAATGATGATGGTCCTGACCGACGGCACGGAGAACAGCAGCAACTACAGCGACCCGGAGTACCTGGCGCTCATGCAGACGCTCATCGACAACGGGGTTACCGTGAACATCCTGCAGCTCTCGAGCCGCGGCGGTAGCGTCATGTCGCAGTACGCTCTCAACTTCACCGAGAATACGGGCGGAATATACGAGAGCATAGCCGCCGCGAGCGGCCTGGCGCAGTGGCTGCCGACATTCGCCGAGCGCCTGAACGCCCACCACGCGGAAATGTCGAAGCGCTACCGCCTGCGGTACGAACCGCCCGACCCGCGTGGCGCGGCGATCGCCGCGGGGGCGCGTGGCGCCCAGGACATCCGCCTCTTCGCCAGCCTCCGCGTGGAGGAGCCGGAGCAGTAGAGGGCGCCGGCGCGGCCGTGTTGGGCAGGCTCCTCTCACTGGAGCCGTAGCACTTACGTCACAGTATGAGCTGTTTCAGGGCCTGGGCACGGCCACGGCTAACGGTCAGGGTTGCACCGCCCTGCAGAGTCACACGATAACGGCTGCTTCCGGCGGGGTGTACTTCCAGAATCCGATCGAGCCGCACGATCGCGGAGCGATGCACGCGCAGGAATTCGGCTGGATCCAACCGCTCTTCAAGTTCGTTGAGCGTGCGGTACACGAGGTAACTCTTGGCGTCGGCGTGAATCCGCGCGTAGTCCCCTTCGGCTTGTATCCAGCTTATGGCTGAGACGGCGACGGGTACGATGCGGCGCCCCTCAGGCACGAGCAACCGGTCAGGGCGGCGGCCAAGATCGCGCAGAAGGCGCGGGACACCGTCGGCAGGCGTGCCGCGCCGCTGGTATTCCCGCAGTCGCCCGATCGTCTCCGCGAATCGAGATTCCGTGAAGGGCTTCACGAGGTAGTCCACCGCGTTCATCTCGAACGCGCGCACGGCGTAACGGTCATACGCGGTCGCAAAGACAAGGGCGGGCAGCGGTTGCTCTTGCCGAATGTAGTCAAGGACTTCGAACACGTCGCGTCCCGGCATTCGGATGTCGAGCATGGCCGCGTCCGCTCCCCCCTGTTCGAGTGCGGCAGCCAATGTCTCGACGTCGATGCACTCGTGCACGATGCTCACGCCGGTACATCGGGCCGCGTAGTCCCGCACGAGCCCTCGGGCCAGTGCCTCGTCGTCGGCCACGATCAGGCGGAGGCGGTCAGGAGCCATTGCCAGCAGCCGCGGAGGAACCAACCAGGTCCTCGGGCTCCACAGGGAGGTCTAGACGCACTGTAAAGCCCGTGAAGCCTCCACTCTCTTCGCGGGACATGCTCAGCGAGGCCCCATTGTCACCGTATGTTGCACGGAGTCGCCGTCGAGTCAGGTCGATACCCCTGCCGCTCGTACCATGCGAGGCGCTCGGGCCGCTCCCGGTGTCGGATACAGCGACATGGACGCGGGAGCCCCGACGATGCGCCGTGACGCGCACCTCGCCTGGACGCGCGTGCGGCTGGATACCATGCTTGACGGCGTTCTCTACGAGCGGTTGCAGCAAGAATGGGGGGACGGTTACCTGCTCCGCTTCATCATCTGCTTCGATGGTGAAACGCAGCCGATCCTCGAATCGGACTTGCTCGATCTTCAGGTAATCACGAATCGTATCCAGTTCGCGGTGCAGAAGGACGACCGGTTCGTCGAGACGATCGAATACGGACTGCAGGAGTGAGGCCAACCGTTCGAGCATGGCCTTGGCCTTCGTCGAGTCATGCTCGACGAGGGCCAGGATCGAGTTGAGCGAGTTGAGCAGGAAGTGCGGCTGCAGTTGCGACTTGATGGCGGTCAACTCCGCGTCCCGCGCCAGGAGTTCGACTTCGGCTTCGCGTTGCCGGCGGAGCCGCTCCCGATCGAAGCTCTCGACGATGACGCCGAGTCCAACCGCCGCGGTATACAAGGACGCGGCACTGAGTAGCTGCAGCGTCCAGCTATCGGCGTACACGACTTGCCAGAAGTTCTCCCCGTACCTGAGACGCGCGAAGGTCGCTTCGGCCGCGCCCCAGATCGCGAGCGCGCCAACCCCCACGGCGACATGAACGGACGTCGCGTACAGGGGGCGGCGCTTCCAGAGCTCCAGTCGGGCATGCGCGCGCCACACCTGCCAGACCACGATGCCCAGGACCGCATGGCTGATAATCGAGTTCGGGAACCCGTGCTCGAACGACACCGCCCCGGACGCATCCAGAGCGACTGCGTGGATCACGGCAACCGTACTCCAGCCGGCCACCACCAACCAGATGCGGTAGCGCTTGCCGGAAGCCGACGGATCGATAGCATGTGCCACGTCTACCCCCTAAGGTCGTCCGGCGCCGTTCAGGGCCGGCAGCAGCACGAACTTCACCCACCCCGAATCGGGCGCCAGTGACAGGGCCGTATCGTACTCGGCACGGGCGCCCGAAGGGTCGTTCTGTCTGGCGAGTGTCTGGCCAAGCCAGACGTGGGCGTCGAACCGGCCCCAGTTGGGCCACGGCTTGTCCGGAGGCTCACGCGAGAAGAGATCGAGGCTGCGCCTCAGCAGCCGCTCTGCTCTGTCGAGGCCACCCCCGAATCTGGCTGGTTTGTGGAACGCGCTGATACCCTGAAGGAGCGCGGCGCGCGGGTTGTCGGGCGCCGCCGCCTCGGCGCGATCGTGAGCGTCCGAGGCGCGCACGCCCAGCACGACACCTTTGGATGAGTCCAGCCCGATCTGCAACCCGTAAAGCGATCCGAGCAACGCGCGCGCTTCGGCGTATTCCGGATCGTCGTTTACGAGGGCCTCCAGCCGCCCCACGGCGTCATCGAGAAGGTCGGCCTGTTCCTGCTCGGTGACGTCCGGCGCGTTAGCCAAACGCCATGCGACGTAGGCGATCGCGTAGTCCAATAGTGATTGCGCGGGTGTCTGTTCCGTGGGCTGCACCAGTTGTCTGAGAAGATCGACCCGAACGGCCCGGAGCTCTTGCCCGGACCCGGCAAGTGCCGCGCTTTCGAGTCGCTCGGTGAGCTCGGACCACGCGACCTCCTGCCGCAGGGAGAGTGCGGGCACAGTCATCGTTGCGACCAATGCGAGTGCTAGGTGAGTCCTTGCCACGATTACCTCCTGAGGGACACCCCGACATACACCGAGCGGGGCGCCGCGTTGACGACCGGCTGGCGTGACGCATAGTCGGGTGTGTAGACGTAGTCGAAGAAGTTGGCCCGTCCGAGGACGTTGTCGACGGTCGCGAAGAGGATCGCCACCCCGTCGCCAGCCGGTACGAGCCAGCTCGAGGAGACATCAAGCCGTTCGTAGCGTGGGAGGCGCTCGGAGTTGACGGGGCCGAAGACGGGAAGGAAGCGGTCGCCGATCGCGCGGCCATCGACGATCGGGGTATGGGGCCGTCCGGCGGCCGACCGCCACGACGCACTCACGTTCATGCTGTTCGAGAGGGGCACGGTGGTGATGATCTGCACCCACCAGGGAATCTCGAAGTCCGGTGTCCAGGTCCCGTCCGGAAGGTCGTAGCGCTCGCGCTGATCGACTGGAGTCCATCGCCGCTTGGCTCGCAGCCAGCTGGCGGTGCCGCGCACCTCGAGTCGGCTTGACAGCCACTGAACGAAGAGATCGACCCCGCGGGCCGAGCCGTACCCGTCGGCGGTATACCCTCGGACTTCCTCTTCCAGGGGAAGGTCCGCGTACGTCTTAACGAACCCCTCGGCCCGAACGTAAATGCCTTCGGTTTCGCGACCGGCCTCGTATCCGGCGACATAGTGCAGCGCCCGCATGGGCGGCAGGCGCGAAGCCCCTCGCTCGCGGTCGTAGTACGAGGGGGAAGGGGCCTGGTGGTACACACCGGTTGCGAAGCGGAGCGCATGCGTGCGGCCCAGACCGATGCGAACGTTGAGCCGTGGATCGACGGTGGTCGCGCGCGCCAGACCGAACCGATCAGCGCGTGCCCCGATCGTGGTCGACACGGCCCCGGTGTGTGCCGTGGCCTCCAGATACGCGCCGCCATACCAATCATCGACGACGGCATCAAACCGAACGTCACCAGAAACGCCAGCCAGGTCGCCGCCTCTCACTGGCACACGCCCCGCAATCGCCGTCTCGGCGAGGGAGCCATTGGCGCCGACGCGCCACTCGACCACACTGGTCGTTGGTGCACTGAGATCCATCCGCCACGATGTCACTCGGTCCGTAGTCGTCCGGTCGAGGATGCCGACGCGGGTACCGCGCTTGTAGTCGTCGTGGCCGAAAGACGCCGCGGCCGCCCAGTCTCCGAGGGCGCCATCCCACCGCGTGCCGACGAACCCGTGCGCGGTTGAGGATTGCAACAGCCCCGTGAACGCGTCCTGCTCGATTCCGACGCCCACTCGATCCCGCTGCATCAACGAGAAGCCCTTCAGTCGACCGCCTCTTCCCAGATTCCAGGCAAACCCGGCGGACCCATCCCAGCCTTCGGGTGGCGGATCAAACGGGCGCGGGCTACCGTTGACGGCGAAGAGGACGCCGGTGAAGGTCCGATTGAACGCGCCGTGCACGCCGAATCGGTCGCCGGCTGGTGCGGCGATGGAGGCAGAGGCACCGGCGAGTCCGAACGTCGCGGTTGTCTGCGGTGCCTCGGGGCGCTCGAGCCCTCGCAGGTCGAGGATGCCACTGAGGGCGTTGCCGTACCGAGCGGAGAAGCCGCCTGTACTGAAGCTGAGCCCTGAAATGAGGAGTGGGTCGACGGCGCCCCGATATCCGCCGGTCGGTGTCTCATACCGGTAGGGATGGGCGATTACAGCGTCATCAAGCGACACCAGCACTTCGCTGACGTCGCCGCCCCGCACAAACAGACCAGCGGCGTCGTCAGGTGCGGCGACACCCGGCAGGGTCTGCAGGGCTCTGAAAACGTCAGCGCGTGCGCCGGGCGTCCGGTAGACCTGGACGGGTTCGAGCAGGAAGAGACGCGTGACCGCTTCCTCGGGTGACGGGGCCGTGACGGTGACTTGATCCTGCATGCGGCTGACCGCCAGCACGACGTTGAGTCGCACGCCCCGGCTCACCTCGAGAACGGATTCGTGTGGGTCAAACCCAGGTAGTGTCACGACCGCTCGGTAGCGCGCACCGGACGCCAAGTCGATCTCGAAGCGGCCTTCGGCGTCCGAAACGGCAACGAGAGAATCGTCGATTTCGATCATGGCGCCAGGCAGCGGCAAACCGGTCGTGTCGCGAACTGTGCCCACGACGTGAGTCGAGACGTCTGGTTGGATCGGACGCTGCTCAGCGGCGAATGCGGCGAAGGGCTGAGCCAGGAAGAGGACCAGTGCCAGCGTTGTCATACTTCTTGCTAACACGGGGCACGACGCCTGGGGATCCGGTTTTCGGTGAACGGCACCAGGAGTCGCCCAACGGCACGCCGGACGCCCGACAACGCTTGTCCGGTGTGTCGTAAGTGCAGCTCCATCGCACGAGTCGCGCCAGCGCCTGCTTTGTCACTCGGCGGCGAGTGCAAGCGAACACCGAGGAAACGACGGCGGGGTGAGTCCAGATTCGGCTTGGTTGAATTACTACATACGTGGTAGTGTGGCTACGCTTGTAGTGGACAGAAACCTCAGGCGACCGCTCTCGCGAACCGAATGGACCATCATGCAGATCTGCTGGAGGCTCGGGCGGGCGACCGCCCGGCAGGTCCATGACGCATCGGACCGGACGCGAGACTACCGTACCGTCAAGACCCTGCTCGATCGCATCGCCGCCAAGGGCTTTCTGCGTATCGAGAAGCTGGGGCGGCTGAGTCTCTTCGTGCCGGCCGTCACGCGGCAGCGCGCTCTCTCCGCGGTCATCGCGACCTTCGTCGATGACGTACTGGAGCGATCCGTGACTCCGCTGTACCTGCACCTTGCGGAGCGCGACGACCTGAGCCGCGAGGAGGTCGCCTTCTTCCGGCGCCAACTGGAGACGGAGGAAGAGGGGAACGAGTCGTGACCGAAACGCTCGCCCAGCAGTGGCTCGCGGCGATGTTCGGCGTGAGCATCCAGTTCACCGTCCTCGCCGCCATCGTGGCGGCCGCGCTCTACATCCTGCGCCCGCTGCCTCCGCCCATCCGCTACGTCGTGTGGCTCCTGGTGCTGGCGCGGCTGGCGATACCCGTGGGTCTCACGTCTCCGTGGGGGGCGGTGCCTGCATCTCTCACGCCATCACGCATCGTCGAGGCTCCGTCCAGCGGCCACGCGCCGGCGCTCGAACCCGTCGAGACGACGGCGTACGATGGTGCTGCGAGCACGACTGCGGTCGGCGCCGTGGCGGGTCCCCGCGCCGGCCCTGGCCGCACGGTCTCGCTCGCCGTCGTGCTCTTCCTGGCCTGGGGCATCGGCGTGCTCGGTCTCGTCACCGTCCAGGTGGCGCGGTCTGCGCGGCGGCGAGCCCGCCTGCGCGCGGCGATGGAGCCGCTGCCGCCCGAGGTCGAGCGGCGCATCGACGAGCTTCGCGCCGAGCTGGGCCTGCGTCGTGCGGTGCACGTCCTGATCGTGCGCGACGAGGCCATTGACGGACCGCTGGTTCAAGGATGGGTGAAGCCGCGCATCCTGCTGCCGGCGTCGCTGGTCCGGTCCTGGAGCCGGAAGGCACTCGACGCGGTGCTGCTCCACGAGCTTGTCCACCTCCGGCGGCTGGACCCCGCGGCCCGTGCGCTCGGCAACCTGCTGCAGATCGTCTACTTCTTCCATCCCGTCGTCTGGTGGGTCCACCGGCGTCTGGCCGAAGAGCGGGAGAAGGCCTGTGACGACGCGGTGGTGCGACTCCTGGGTGGAGACAAGCGCATCTACATGAAAGGCCTGCTGCGCCTGGTCGAGGAACGCGCCGGGGGAGGGCTCGGTATGCACCCCGAGCTGCGGATGGCCGCCGGCCGTCGGCCACTGGCAAGGCGTCTGAAGCGCATGTTGCAGCGCCACTACAATCCGAGTCCCCGCGTCGGTGCCCTTGTCATGGCCGGGCTCGCTCTCGGCGTCGGCCTCGGCTGCGCGCTCTCCACGGGAGCGCCCGCGCAGCCGCCCGCTCAGGAGGCTCCGTTGGAGGAACCACAACGGCGGTCACTCTATGAGAGGGGGCAGGCGTTTGCAGGGGACGAGGTGGCCGATGTCTTCTTTCTAGTCGCGCAGTTCCTCCCACCCCGAGGAGGGTTCCCCCTCCATGCCACAGTGCTGCAGAAGGGCGAGCCGCCCGTACTGGACGTGGGTGACGAAGAGTGGATCCTGTCGTTCACGCTCTGGCTGGATGCTCGCGGCAGCGTCGAGTCGGCCACGCTGCTCCGGGACTCGCGCGCCAATCCGTTGGAGGAGACTCACGAGTCGACGCCGGCGAGCGAGCGCCTGGCTGCGTATCTCAAGACCTTTCGCTTCGAGCCGATTGTCCCGAGCGACGGTACGCCGGAACGGGTCGGGGCGATGATCGATCTGCGCGTGTCGGCGCGCGGCGTGGAGGTCGCTACGCGGGGCGGGGAGGAGTGGGAGCGGCGCCTCGCCGAGGCCTATCGCCTGCCTGACGGCCGGAATCTCGATCTTCGGTCTCCGCCGCACCCTCCCGAACGCACAGCCCTTTACCGCGCGGGACACCCCGTACAGGCGCGGATGGTTCCGTGGGGACCAGACATGATGACGGTCGTGTGGACGGACGGCCGCCCTGCGTTTCGGGGCGCACAGTTCACGTCGGCGGGCACGGACCTGCTCTCGCTGATGCAGTCCCTCGGCGTGCGCCCCAGCGCCGTTCGCTTCGAGGGCGGAGCTCGGAATGTGCGGATCACCGCCGACGTCGTCAGGCGTGACGGCGCTTCGGAGGAAGCGCTCGTCGACGACCTTCCCTACGTGCTGGGGGAACGCCTGGACCTGGGTCTCAACTTCCGAGTCGTTTCCGAACCCGCCGCAACGCTCGTCCTCAGAGGCTCCATAGGCGACGTGGTGCCGGATAGCGAGCAGGACGGCGCACGCGTGCTGCACGTGTTCGCCGACCGCAGGGACGAAGACCCGCGAAGCGGCGCTGGCGGGCAGGTCTCGGATATGGCCGCGCTGGCCGACATGCTGTCGCGCCATCTCGACATGCCGGTCGTGGACGAGACCACCGGCCCGGTCGCGGAGCCGTTCCGCGTGCGACTGCATGGCGAAAGTCAGATGCCGCAAGACCTGGACCCGCTGATCGAGAACCTCGAGGCCCAGTCCGGGCTCGACATCGCAGTGGAGCAGCGCCCCAACCGGGTCGTAGTCGTAAGCCCCTCCTAGCAGCCCGTTCTCTTCCTTCGCCGGGGGGCACGCGGCGCCTCCCTGCTGCGGTATCAGCGCACGGATCGCAAGTTCCGGATCCGCACTTCGAGACCCGGCGGCGCCCGGAAGAGCACGTCAGGTAGACGTGAATTCTGACTCGTAGGCAACGGGTGACCGATTCCTATCGCGATTCCCCGTTGTGCCCGGTGATCCATGCCGCGAACTCCGGGTCGACGAGCGCCCAGCGGCCGGTATGGGTGTCCGCGAGTCCCGCCCGCTCGAGCCGGCGCAGCGCCGCCTGAACGCGTCCCGCGGACAGCGCCGCTTCCCCGATCTCCTCGCCGACCCGTCGGCGGAACGGCTGGCCGAACGGCCGGTCGGCGCCCGCGGCCAACGCTCGCGCCGTCGCGCGCTGAATCGCGGTGAGGGTCAGCCACGTCTCGGGATAGCCGAGGTCGAGAGCGATTCGCTCGCGTACCGCGGCGAGAGCCGGCTCGACGGCCAGATCGGGATCGTGCAGCAGTTGCTCGATCAGCACGCGGAAGAAGTGGGGGTTGGCGTGCAACCGGTCGAAGGCGGCGAGCGCATCCCCGCGGCTCAGCGTCCGCCGCGACACCCGGTGGAACGTCTCGAGGATGTGATCGACGAACGGCTCGGCGAGGGGCGGCAGATCGATCGGCGTCGCGAAGTGGAAGAACGGCGCCTGGCGCGCCGAGAACATCGCCGCCAGCCCTTCGCGGCTCGATCCGGTGAACACGGTCCGGAGTCGCCTGTCGCGCGTGTCGAGGCTGGTCCGCAACGCCGCCACGAGGGGCGCATTGTCACGGCTGCGGGCCAGCTCCTGCACCTCGTCGAGGAGCAGGATCGTCGCCCTCCGTCTTCTGGAGAGACGATCCAGCAGATCGTCCATGTGGAGCAGCAGATCGGCCGGTGGCGCGCCCCGGATCGCGGTGAGATCGAACGTTGCTTCCATGCCCGTCGCCGGCGCCGACAGCTTGAGCTTCGGGGCCAGGGCCAATGCCGAACTGCGCAGGCGATCGCGGAGAGTGCCCTGCCGGAAAGACGTTTCCAGGGCATGCAACAACACCGCCAGTGGGGAGAGCGGCGCCTGCCAGAACGACGCGTAGACCACGCGGTGTCCTCGCGCCTCCGCGAGCGGCGCCAGGTCCTTGAGCAGGAACTCCGTCTTGCCGGTCCGCCGGGGCGCGAACAGGGTGAGTGCCTGCCCCGGACCGCCGACCAGCAGCGTCAGCACGCGCGACGTGAACTCGCCGCGCTCGAAGTGCCACGGGTCCACCGCCATTGGCCAATATTGGCCATAAATGGACAATTATTCAAGAGTGACTAACCACGGACAATGCAATCCTGCCTGCGGCCCTCGCCGCAATGCCTGTGACCTGAAGGTGACTCTCGGGAAACTACGAGGCGGCAGGAAAACGTGAAGTGGTGCCGAGGGGCAGAATCGAACTGCCGACACCATGATTTTCAGTCATGTGCTCTACCGACTGAGCTACCTCGGCATCCGGCGTGCAACGTAACCCCTGAGGTTACCGCAGCCCGCTCCGGGCGCGCAACCGCGCTAGGGTCCGCCGGCTTCCCGGCCGGCGTCCGGGGCTGGTGGCGTCCCACCGTCGACTGTGCGACACTGATCCGCATGACTGCACGGTTACTGGTTCTCTCTGTGCTGGCCGCCGTCCTTGTCCTGCCCGTTGCCGCGGGGGCGCAGGAGGTGGACGTCATCGAGCATCAGCTCGACAACGGCCTGACCATCCTGCTCGTGCCGCGCCCCGGCGACCCGAACGTGGCGGCCGGCTGGATCGCCAAGGTCGGCTCCGTCTACGAACGCCCCGGCATCACGGGCGTGGCGCATCTCTTCGAACACATGATGTTCAAGGGGACGCACACGATCGGGACGCAGGACATCGACCGCGATCTGGCGATAATCGACGAACTGGATGGCCTGCGCGTCGAGATTCAGGCGGAGGAGGCAGAGCTCGATCGCCGCTTCGCCCTGGGCGAAATCGACGATCCGGACGACCCGTCGGCCCGTAGCGCGCACCACCAGCAGTCGCTGGATCGATTCGAGACGCTCCTCGCCGAGCAGAGCGATCTGCTGATCAAGGAGGATTTCAGCCGGGTATACACCGCCGAGGGCGGTTCCGGCATGAACGCCGGCACGAGCTACGACTTCACCATCTATTTCATCAACGTTCCCGCCAACAAGCTGGAACTCTGGTTCTGGATGGAGAGCGACCGGCTGGCCAACCCGGTGTTCCGCGAGTTCTACGCGGAGCGAAGCGTCGTCCACGAGGAGCGCCGGCTCCGGACCGACAGCACGCCCATCGGGAAGTTCCAGGAACAGTTCGAGGCGATGTTCTGGCAGTCGTCGCCCTACAGTTGGCCGGTCATCGGCTGGCCGAGCGACCTCGAAGGGATCACGCGGGACGAGGCGCTCACGTTCTTCGACACCTACTACGCGCCGAACAATCTCGCGGCGGCGCTGGTGGGCGACTTCGATCCGGATGAGGCCATTGCCCTCGCCGAGCGTTATTTCGGCCGCCTGACGCGCGGCGAACGGCCGCCGCTGGAGCCGCGGACGCGCGAGATGCCGCAGTTGGCCGAGAAGCGGATGGTCGCGTACGCCGACACGAACCCGCAGGTCGTGGTCCGCTACCATTCGGTCCGGGACGGGCATGTGGACGAGCCGGCCCTCGTGGTGTTGGGCCAGTTGCTGAGCGGACGGACCGGACGGCTGTACCGCGCCCTGGTCGAGGAGCAGGAGGTGGCCACCTCGGCGTCCGGGGGGCAGGCCGGCTTCAAGTTCGAGGGGATGTTCGAGCTGCGCGGCACGGCCCGGCAGGGACGCACCCCGGAGGAGGTGGAGGAGGCGATCTACGCCGAGCTGGAACGGCTCAAGACGGAACCGGTGGGAGAGCGCGAGCTGCAGAAGGTGAAGAACCAGAACGCGGCGCGGACCTTCCGCGACCTCGGCAGCAACTTCGGCCTCATGATGCAACTGCTCATCCGCGAGGGGAACCGTGGCTGGCGGCACATCAACACCGACCCGGCGCTGTACGACGCGGTCACGGCCGAAGATGTGATGCGCGTGGCCGACACCTATTTCACGCCGGAGACGCGCGCCGTAGCGGTCTACTACCGCGACGAGAGCGCGGCGGACGAGCCGGCCGATCCCCTCGAGGAAGGGCTCAGCGACGAGGAACGGCAGCAGTTCCGGCAGATGCGCACGATGCTCGGTCAGGTGCCGGTTGAGCAGTTGCAGGCGTTTCTCGCCCAGGTGGAGCAGCAGGTAGGCCAGGCGCCACCGGAGAGCCAGGACCTGGCGCGGGCGCTGGTGGAGTTGATCCGCCGGCGGATCGAAGAGACAGGAGGTGGGCAGTGAGCGGCGCGACGGGATGGCGGTTGACGTATTCTCTGGCCGTGGCCGGACTCCTGTTGGCGTCCGTTGCCGTCCCGGCCTTCGCGCAGACCCAGGGAGACGCGATACCGGCCCATCCCCGCGACCTCGTGTTCGACGCGCTGCAGTTCGATCCGCCCGACCAGGCGACGCACCGTCACGTCCTGTCGAACGGCGCCATCGCCTTCGTCGTGCCGGACCACGCGCTTCCGCTGGTCACTGTTTCGGTAGTCGTGCGGACAGGATCCTGGCTGGAGCCTCCCGAGAAGGCCGGACTGGCCTCGCTGACGGGCGGCCAGATGCGCGCCGGGGGCGCCGGCGACCGAGACCCCGCCGCGTTCGACGAGGAAG
Above is a window of Acidobacteriota bacterium DNA encoding:
- a CDS encoding insulinase family protein, which gives rise to MTARLLVLSVLAAVLVLPVAAGAQEVDVIEHQLDNGLTILLVPRPGDPNVAAGWIAKVGSVYERPGITGVAHLFEHMMFKGTHTIGTQDIDRDLAIIDELDGLRVEIQAEEAELDRRFALGEIDDPDDPSARSAHHQQSLDRFETLLAEQSDLLIKEDFSRVYTAEGGSGMNAGTSYDFTIYFINVPANKLELWFWMESDRLANPVFREFYAERSVVHEERRLRTDSTPIGKFQEQFEAMFWQSSPYSWPVIGWPSDLEGITRDEALTFFDTYYAPNNLAAALVGDFDPDEAIALAERYFGRLTRGERPPLEPRTREMPQLAEKRMVAYADTNPQVVVRYHSVRDGHVDEPALVVLGQLLSGRTGRLYRALVEEQEVATSASGGQAGFKFEGMFELRGTARQGRTPEEVEEAIYAELERLKTEPVGERELQKVKNQNAARTFRDLGSNFGLMMQLLIREGNRGWRHINTDPALYDAVTAEDVMRVADTYFTPETRAVAVYYRDESAADEPADPLEEGLSDEERQQFRQMRTMLGQVPVEQLQAFLAQVEQQVGQAPPESQDLARALVELIRRRIEETGGGQ